CGTTGACGTAGTTGTCGGCGGCGGTGAGCGGTGAGATGTTCCACCGCTTGAGCACCTTGGCCGCGCTGATCCCCTCCGGCAGCGTGAACGCGTTGTGCTCGGCGACGAGTTGGGACTCCTTGCCGATGCCGAAGCTGTAGGCGTAGTCGTCGTTCGCCACGAAGTGGTTGTTGTAGGAGTCGACCTGGCCGAAGCGGACGCGGGGCGCGCGCTCGACGAGGTCGGAGAACAGATTGTGGTGGAAGGTGACCTTGAGCTTGCCCCGGTCCCCCGCCGCCGTGGACTCGCTGTCGCTGTTGCCGATCAGGATCGTCTTGTCGTGCTCGGTGAAGACGTTCCAGGAGGCGGTGACGTAGTTGGCGCCGCGGACGATGTCCAGCTCGCCGTCGTGCTGCTGGTAGAGCATGCCGAAGTAGGTCGGCGCGGCACTGTCGGGGTGGCTGCCGTCGGTGAAGGTGTTGTGGTCCAGCCACACATGGGTGGACCCGTAGACGACGGCGGTGTCGTACTCGGAGTTCCAGTTGCCCTTGTCGCCGTCGGTCGGGTCCCACTGCGGGAAGCAGTCGATCGGGCTCTCGAAGGTGAGGTTGCGGACGATGACGTTGTCGACGGCCTTGATCTGCAGGCTCGCGCCCTTGAACCCGGCGTTCTTGCCGACCCCGACGATCGTGGTGTTGGCGGGCACGTTCGCCTTGATGGTCTGGTCCTGGTGGGCCGCGGAGACGCGGCGCAGCCCCTCGGGGCTGTCGTCGGGCTCGGCGCTCAGGTCGGTGTCCAGGCCCCAGGCCTCGGGCGAGTACTTCGCCAGGTAGGCGTCGAAGTCGTACCCGGGCGCCGCGAGGGAGTCGCAGCCCTCGGAGACGGCGTCGATGGTCCCCTTCACCTTGATGATCTTCGGGGCGCTGCCACCGGCGGCGAGGGCCGCCTTGAAGCCGGCCCAGTCGGTGACGGTGTAGACGTGGGCGGCGTCGGCGGCCGCGCCTCCGGTGGTGCCGGTGCCGTCGGAGCCCCAGCCGTCGCCGGTGGCGAGGGTCTCGCGGGCGACGTCATGGCCCTTGGCCTGGGCGGTGGGGCCGGTGACAGCGAGGACCAGGGCGGCACAACCCGCCACGGCCATCGCCTTGGTTATGACATGCCCATGCCATAGCTGTGCGTTCATTGTGCGGCTCTCTTTCCACAACGAAGAAGGAGTGGTCAGGCGGTGGCCGACGACGGCCAGGTGATCCAGGACTCCGGGATCTCGGCGTCGAGCCGGCGCACGTCCCGGGGCGCCAGCACGCGGTGCCGCAGCAGCTCACGGGCGACCAGGCGCGCTACGGCAATGGCACCGGGTGGGTTGA
This portion of the Streptomyces canus genome encodes:
- a CDS encoding pectate lyase family protein, with the protein product MNAQLWHGHVITKAMAVAGCAALVLAVTGPTAQAKGHDVARETLATGDGWGSDGTGTTGGAAADAAHVYTVTDWAGFKAALAAGGSAPKIIKVKGTIDAVSEGCDSLAAPGYDFDAYLAKYSPEAWGLDTDLSAEPDDSPEGLRRVSAAHQDQTIKANVPANTTIVGVGKNAGFKGASLQIKAVDNVIVRNLTFESPIDCFPQWDPTDGDKGNWNSEYDTAVVYGSTHVWLDHNTFTDGSHPDSAAPTYFGMLYQQHDGELDIVRGANYVTASWNVFTEHDKTILIGNSDSESTAAGDRGKLKVTFHHNLFSDLVERAPRVRFGQVDSYNNHFVANDDYAYSFGIGKESQLVAEHNAFTLPEGISAAKVLKRWNISPLTAADNYVNGKLTDLIAVHNAEIPAETLESGAGWTPTLRTKVDPAKKVPGIVDRGAGAGRVC